The DNA segment GGCGTCGTAGAGAAGAAGAACACTATTCCGATCCTTTCAAATGTCCTTATAGAGACGCTGGGCGAATCGCTGGTTTCGCTGATCGCTACAGACCTGGATGTGTCGCTGCAAACCGAGTGCGCGGCGGATGTCAGCCATCCCGGAGCCATTGTCTTGCAGGCGAGGAAACTCTTCGACATCGTTCGCAACTTGCCCGAGGCGGAGATCCATTTCTCTAAAGAGGATAACGACTGGGTGCGGATCAGTTGCGGAGCCGCCGAGTTTCGTATCGTCGGTCAAGCCAAAGAGCATTTCCCGTCCACACCGGGGCTGAAAGAAGGCGGCCAGATGATTCCGGCCAATGCGCTGCACGATTTGATCAGCCGAACGATTTACGCCATTACGCAGGAAGAGTCGCGCTATGCCCTCAACGGCGCCTTGTTGTTGCTGGCCGACGGTAAGTTACAGATGGTTGCGACCGATGGCCACCGCCTGGCGCTGGCCGCCTTTACCCTGGAAGGCACGACCGACGAACAGGTGCGCGTGATCATTCCTAAGAAAGCGCTTGGCGAATTGCTCAAGCTGACCGCAGGCGCCGAGGGCGCTCTCGTTTTCGCCAAGGATGAAAATCATCTTTACTTCAAGCTGGATCAGCGGCTGCTGACTTCGCGCATGCTGGCGGGCCAGTTCCCGAATTACGATCTGGTACTGCCCAAGAACAACGATAAGCTCATCCCACTGAACACCGAACGTTTTGCGCAGGCGATTCGTCGCGCCGCCTTGATGGCCGACGAGCGCAGCCACGGCATCAAGCTTGAGCTGAGCAGCGGCAAGATCAACCTGACCGCGCAGAGCGCTGACGTGGGCGAAGCGAAAGACGTCCTGCCGGTGGATTACAACGGCGAGACCGTCAGCATCGGCTTCAATGCGCAATACATCTCGGACTTTCTCGGCGTCGTCGGCACCGAGCAGATCACCCTGGAAATCAAGGATGAGCAGAGTCCGGCCTTGCTCAAACCGTCAGGTGACGGGCAATATGATTATCGTTATGTGGTCATGCCCATGCGGCTGATCTAAATTCTCAGCGATTTCGGGGTTGTGGCGCGCCGAAGGGTTCCCAGCCTATGCCGAACCTTCACGAGAAGCGGGTTCTCATCGTTGACGACAATAAGTCGATTCGCACGACGGTCGTAGACTACCTGCGCAGCAAAGGGTATGAGGTCATTGAAGCCGCCGATGGCATTCAGGGCCTCGACAAAGGGCTGTCAACGGCGCCGAGTCTGATTATCCTTGACGTTGTTATGCCCGGCATAGACGGCTTCAAGCTATGCCAGTTGTTTCGCGAGAAGGGCGTGACCGTGCCCATCATCATGCTGACCGAGAAGGCGACGATTGAAGATAAAGTCACCGGCTTCTCGTTCGGTGCCGATGATTATCTGGCGAAGCCCTTCAGTCCACTCGAACTTGAATTACGCATTCAGGCATTGTTGCGCCGTACCACCGGCGAGGCGCCGCCGCCGCCCGAAGCGAAGGTGCTCAAGCATGGTGAGCTTGAGATCGATCTGGAGCGCCACACCGTTAAAGAGGGCGACCGGGAGATCGGCCTGACGCCGATTGAGTTCAACATCCTCAAGCTGCTGGCCTCAAATCCCGGCTATGTCTACTCGCGCAACGACCTGCTCAGCGTCATCTGGGATACGGCATACGAAGGCTACAAGCGCAACATCGATCCGCACGTCAACCGGCTGAGGACGAAGCTCGAATTAAACCCGAAGCAGCCGAAGTACATTCTCACTGTTTGGGGCATCGGCTATAAGTTCAACGAGAGCCTTTAGCCGGAGCCGATATGGCCGGGTTCGGGCACCGACGACGAGTGCCGAAGCTGACTCGTTCCAGCCGCCTCACATTCAGCGCTCTCTGGATAGTTGCCAAGTTGATGCTCCCTGCCTGATACGCTATCCTTTTAGGAGATCGAAACTGGCGAGCAGTATATGCATGATCTGATTATTGTTGGCAGCGGCCCGGCAGGCTTATCGGCAGCCCTGGCCGCCAGAGGTTATCAACTTGATTGCCTGGTCCTTGAGCGCGGCGTGATCGGCGAAACGGTTTATCACTTTCCGATTGCCAGACCGTTGTTTTCGACCTCGAACGAAGTTGAGCTTGAAGCCGGCGCATTGCCACGAGATCGCAAGCCGACGCGCGAGGAGGTGCTGGCGCATTACACGCACCTGGTGATCCGCGAGCAACTCAACCTTCACACCGGCGAAGCGGTCGAAGCGATTCAGCGCATCGGCGAGGGCTTTGTCGTGCATACAGCGGCTGATGGCTATCACAGCCGCGCCGTGCTGGTCGCTACGGGCGGCTTTGGCCGCCAGCGCAAGCTGAACATCCCCGGCGAATGCCCGGAGCGCGTCTCCTACCAGTTTTCAGAAGCGCACCCGTTTGCGCTCAAGCGTGTGCTGGTCGTCGGTGGCGGGAACTCAGCCGCCGAAGCCGCCTTGTTTCTCGTAGACGCCGGCGCCCATGTGACATTGGCCATTCGCCGTCCCGCGCTCGACGCGCCTTCGCTCATGAGCGCCGCCAAGATCAAGCCCTGGGTGCGCGAGCCGCTTGAGCGCGCGCAGGCCGAAAGTCGTCTCGACATTCTCACCTCATCCGAAGTGGTCGAGATATTGCCTGATTCGGCCTTGTTGCAAATCCTCGACGGCGAAGCGCCGCGGCTGGTCCAGGTGCCGTGCGATCACCTGTTCGCCTTGATCGGCGCTGATCCGGATGTGCGCCTCCTCGAAGAAGCCGGGGCGGCCATTGCTGCCGACGGTCGGCCAGTCTATTCAGAGGATTTCGAAACGACGATTCCCGGTCTCTTCGTCGCGGGCCACCTGACCAGAGAGTTGCACATGAAAAAGGCCATCGAAGTCGGGAGCTTAGTCGTGAAGTACATTACGAATCGTCTTCTTGAGCCGGCTGCGGTTTGAGCCGGCGAAAGGCGTGGCCGTCGAGCCGCCAGTAGCGAAACACGATGTTGTCTAGCGAAGAACAATCAGCCAAGCGCGAAGTTGTCGAGACCGGTGCGAAAGCGGTCGCCGTCGGGGAAGGCCCTGTGGCTGGCACCCTGACGTCCGCGACGGCAACAGGCGCGGCGAGCCCTGTGCGAAGCAGGCGCGGCAGGACATGGCAACTTGGCTCGCGCTGGTGGATGCTGGCAGCGGGCTCGGCGCTGTTGCTGACGATGCTCACAATAGCCGCCGTTTATCTGCTGACCAGAAAACCTTCGACCATCGATCAGTTGATTATTTTAACCGTGCCTTCGGGCGCTAACGTCAAGCTCGATTCTAAAGATTACGGTCACACACCGGTCAAGCTGGAGCAACTGGTCGCCGGCACTTACACGCTGACGATTGAGAAAGAAAACTTCGAGCCGGTGACGGATCAGATTACGATCAACGATACGCAGACGCTGGAGTATAAGCTGAAAGTCTTGCCTTCGCCCGACGCCGTTGGCTCGTCCGAAGAAGTCATCAGAAGATTTCAAGATCGGGCGAACGAAGCACTGGCGCGCAATCAATACCTCATTCCTTATCTAGACAGCGCCTTTTATTTCGCGCAACAGATTGAACGGCTAGATGGGTCTAATGCGTTTGCTGCCGAGCTCTTTGAGCGCGTGCGCCGAACTGAGCTGCAAAACGCGCGTGAAGCCACCAACAGCAGCGACTTTGGCAAAGCCCGCGAGATCTATGATGCGTTGAGCGAGAAATATCCCGATAACGAAGAAGTGCGCGCTGCCGTCGCCAAGTTCGAGAATCAAATCTCGCAGCACCGCGGCGAAGTCGGTGATCTGGTAAAGAAAGCGACAGACGCTTTACAGGCCGGCAGCCTGGTCGAGCCGGAGCGCGCCAGTGCTTACTATTATGCGAGACGGGCGCTGGCCATTGACCGGCAGAACGCGCAGGCGCGCGCCGTTTTCACTCAGATCAAAACGACACTGACGGCGCGGGCCGAAGACGCCGACCGTCGCGGCGATGCGGATGCGGCGATCAAACAGTTCAAACGTCTCACGCAGCTCTTCCCGGATGACAAGGCTTTGCGTCAGCAGGCCCGCGACATGGAGGCCCAACACGCGGCGGAGATTGCCAGGCAGAACGACGCCGGCGCGCGCCGTGTGCAAGGACTCGACGCCTATGGTCGCGGCGAGTTTACCGCGGCGATTGCCGACCTTGAATTCGCAGTGGCCCACAACCGTGCGACCCCTGACGTTATCTTTGCGCTGGCCTACTCGTACATGAAGGGTGGCCATCTCGATCAAGCGGCCTCTTATTTCGGAAAGATTCAACCGTCGGGCGATGATCAGTACCGCTCAGCCATCGCCGCGCTCGGTGACATCGCGCGCGAGCGCGGCGATTATGCCGGGGCGCTCGAAAAATACAAGCAGGCGAAACAACTCGGCGGCAGCGCGCTTTATTCAATTGCCAAGCTTGACGACCGCATCGAGCAGATTGAAAAGCGCGAGCGCGCCAAGGCCGCCGAGCCTGTGCCCATCACGATACGCGCCAAACACATGCATGGCGGACTGATGGGCGGCTCGTGCAGCGGCACGCTGATGATCGGCACGACCGGCGTGCGCTACGAAGGCGGCGAGCACACGTTCTCGGCGAACCTGCTGTCGGCCGGCGTGCGCATCGCCAAGGATGAAATGGTGGTCAAGTTCCAGGACAAGAACGAAAAGTTCAAAGTGCCGCGCGCCGACGCCGAACGCTTCAATGAGGCCCTCTCGCGCTTCCAGCAATTCTACTCGCCGGCCAATAAATAAACGCTCAACGGCGAAAAACTACCTGAGCAGGGAATTGAATTAGAATTTTTTTATAGTATAGTCGCAGGTGTCACTGCTTCGAGGTGACGAACGAGCGAAATCGAACGAGGCGCTCAAGCTTCCGTATAATAAAAATAACCGATCACGCCCCGTTCCCTTCGCTTGCATGTTCATCGGCGAGTTGCGCCATTGCCTCGCTGACCTCGATGGGGAAACAGACGCGGTCAATGCGATAGCCGCGCATGCCGCGCACGACTTCCGACACTTCGCTGATCTCGCGAATCTCAGGGCGCGGCCAGCCCGATTCAATGTAAATCAAACTCTTAGGATCAACGCCCACCGGCGAATAATAGCCGTAATAGGGCACGTCCCCGGCGCGATCCAGCACCAAATAGTAAGCCGGATCGAAGCCCGCGCCGCGCACGACGGTTTCCGCGCACTCCCAGAAGCGTCTGGCTTCGTCACCGACAAATTCCAGATCAATCGTCTTGAAGAGCTTGCGGTCGATGAAGCGCGCCGCGAGGTCGGCGAGAATCGCATCCCGGTCGCGCGTCCACTGCTTCAGATGAAAGGTCAGGTCGGTGTCATCCATCTGCAAGTATTCGCGCGTCGTCACCGGCTCGCCGAGCAGCATCTTCTCAAAGGCCGAGCCGCGCATGCGAAACTGCAATTGGTCCTGCTCGATCAACTCTCTGGCGCGCGTCAGCGTCGAGACCAACACGGCTTCAGCGGATCGCAGGGTGCGGTGAAAATAGACTTGCCGGAACATGTAATAGCGCGCCTGCAAATACTCTTCGACGGCGTACAGCCCTTTCGCTTCGACGTAGACGCGATCCGACGCGTCGTCAATCTTGAGCGCGTGCAGCACCCATTCCAGATCATAGATGCCATACTTCGCGCCCGTCATCAGGCTATCACGCAGCAGATAATCCATGCGGTCACAATCGAGCTGTGACGACACCAACTGGGTAACGTAGGCCGGCGAGTAGTTGTGCTTGTAGAGCGCCGCGAGCTGTTCGGGAAGCTGCGCTTGATAAGCGCGAAGCAGGCGATTGACTTCGGTGCTGTCGTCCTGAACGATGCGGCAGGTCCAGTCTTCGTGATGAAAGCCGAAGACCTTTTCCATGACGTGCGAGAAGGGGCCGTGGCCGAGGTCGTGCAGCAGAGCGCCGGCGCGACCAACGATGCGCGCTTCTTCGCTGATCGAATGATGCGCGCCGAGCAGGTTCAGGGCGCGCGTCATTAAATGCATCACGCCAATCGAGTGTGTGAAGCGGCTATGCTCGGCACCCTGATAGGTGAACAGCGCGATGCCGAGCTGCTTGATGCGGCGCAGGCGTTGAAACTCGGCTGAATCGATCAGCGCGACGATCAAGCGGTCGTCTTCGAGCGATTCGTCGAGCGCGATGATATTGTGAAGGGGATCGCGATAATTCCGCTGCGGCAACGCGCACCTCTGTCGGGCTATGATGGTCGCTCCACGCGGATACTATCATAGCTCATGCGCGAGGCGCAGGGAACGCTTGCCGGAAGGCGTGCTGACTTTCCTTGCGCGAATCACCGAAGCCGTGAGCAATCCCGCTGAACCCACACGGCCACCAGTGCTCGCGCAAGGAAAGTCGGCACGCTTCGCTCAATCGGCCTCGGCGCGCGCTACCGGACTTGCGGCGGGAACCGTTTCAGCTTCGATCTGAGCCGGGCGCTCATTCAAGAGACTGTGGTGGCGGCCATAGGCGAAGTAGATTACAAAACCGACCAGCAGCCAGACGCCGAGCCGCAGCCAGTTCTCCGCCGGCAGCGAGAACATCAACAGCAAACAGGTGGCGATGCCGAGTATGGGCACCGCCGGCACCCAGGGGGCGCGGAACGGGCGCTCGGCTTCGGGGTGTGTGCGGCGCATGATCAGCACGGCGGCGCAGACGATCACGAACGCCGACAGCGTGCCGATGCTCACCAGGTCGGCCAGGATGCGCAGCGGCAAGAAAGCCGTCGCCGTGCCGACAAACATGCCGGTGACGATGGTGGACTTCCACGGCGTGCGGAATTTCTCATGCACAGCGCCAAAGAACTTTCGCGGCAGCAAGCCGTCGCGCGCCATCGCCAACAGGATGCGCGCCTGGCTCGAAATCGATACCAGCACGACCGACGTGATGCCGGCGAGCGCCCCGAAGGAAATCAAAAACTGCGCCCAGGTCAGCCCCTTCTGCTTGAAGGCATTCGACACCGGCGCGTTGGTGTCGAGTTGGTCATAACGAATCATGCCGGTCAGCACCGCCGTCACGGCAATGTAAAGAATCGTACAAATCAGCAGCGAGGCGATGATGCTCAGCGGCACATCGCGGCGCGGGTTGCGCGCCTCTTCCGAGTTGGTCGAAACGGAGTCAAAGCCGATGTAAGCGAAGAAGATGATCGCCGCCGCGGCGAGCATGCCGAGCGGCTGGCCGCCGGCGTCCGAGCCGCCTAGCACGGGTTTGCCGAAGAAGCTAATGCCGGCAAAACCGAAGGGCGCGAACGGGTGCCAGTTCTTCGGGTCAACATAAAACACGCCGACGCCGATGACCAGCAGCACGACCGCGACTTTCAAGACGACCATCGCCGTGTTGAACCGCGCGCTCTCTTTCATGCCGAGGACGAGGATCGTTGTGACCAGGACGGCGATAAGGATGGCGGGCAGGTCCAGCACTGTCCCCGTGGCGACGAGCCTGCCCAGAGCGGGATCGTAATCCATCGGCGCGCGGCTGATTGCATCCGGCAGCTTGAGGCCAAAGATACTGATCAAATCCTGGAAGTATTTCGACGCGCCGACGGCGACAGTCGAGGCGCTGACCGCATACTCCAGCACCAGGTCCCAACCGATGATCCACGCGAACAGTTCGCCGAGCGTCGCAAACGCATAGGTGTAGGCCGAGCCGGCGACCGGCACCATCGAAGCGAACTCGGCATAACAGAGCGCCGCAAAGACACAGGCGATGCCGGCGACGACAAACGACAGCATCAGCGCCGGCCCGGCTTTGCTGTTGGCGGCGACGCCCGTAAGCACGAAGATGCCCGTGCCGATGGTCGCGCCGACGCCGAGACTCGTCAGTTGCAGCGGGCCAAGCACGCGCCGCAGGCGGCCTTCGCCCACCATCTCTTTGAGGAGCAGGTCGAGCGGTTTTCTTCTGAACAGGTTATTTGCCATCGGTACACCTCCACGTTGAGTGATATGTTCGCGTCGTCGAGGTGCTCGCCGATGTGGCGCAAGCTGTTAGCTTGCGCGAGTCACTGCGCAAGCTAACAGCTTGCGCCACCACCTGCGTCAACGCGGCGATTTGTTCGAGAGGCTCTTGTGGATCGTCTCGATCCACGCGGGCGTCTTGATGAAGCCCTGGCCCCAGCTATTCCATTTTTCCGGCAACCCTTCAGCCTTGATCTGATCGAGCGACTTGCCGGCCTTGATGCGCTCGCGCACGCTGCCGATGGTTTCGACCAGCATCTGGTGAAACTTCTTCAAGTCCTCGACATTTGCCAGCGGCCCGTGGCCGGGGATGATCCGGGCGTCCGCGAGAATCTTGCCGAGCACCGCGGCGACGTTATGCTCATAGCCTTCGACATCGCCGCCGCTCGCCAGGTCAACGAACGGGAACATGCCGTTGAAGAACTGGTCGCCCATGTGGACGACGTTGGCCTTCGTGAAGTAGATCACGCTGTCGCCGTCTGTGTGACCGTGCGGCACATGCATGGCGCGAATCTCTTCGCCGTTGAAGAAGACCGATAGCGAGCTGTCGAAGGTGATGACCGGCAGCGCTTCGGGCGGCGACGACGGCGGCGCGTTGCCGGTTGCCGGCTTCCACTCGCCTGACAAGCGCTTGCGCACGTTGTCGTGGGCGACGATGGTGCCTTCGGTGCTGAAGGCTTTGTTGCCGCCGGTGTGGTCGCCGTGATAATGCGTGTTCAAAATGTAGCGCAGCTTACCTTCGCCGAGCTTCCTGAGCGCGGCACGAATCTTGTCGGCGAGCGGCGCGAACTGGTCGTCAACGATCAAGATGCCGTCGGCGCCGACCGAGACGCCGATGTTGCCGCCTGCGCCTTCGAGCATGTAAATGTTGCCTGCGACCTGAGTGGATTTGATTTCGACTTTCGACAGGTCGTTCTGGGCCTGCGCGACCGCCAGGCAGACGACGAACGAAAGCACGAAAAGCAGATAATGCTTCATAAACGGGCCTCCTGTTGTAAGCGAGATGTTTTCGAGCCGGGTGCTGCGCAGACACTATACCGCAGCCGCCCGCGCATCACGAACGCCATCGCGCTTACCGAACAGGGCGCAAACCACTCACGGATTAACGCTAACGGTGCGACCACTGTAAGCGGGATGGCGGCAGGCGACAATGATTATGGTACGAAGGCTTTGATTGGTGGCACGAACGGTTAGTGAAGGGAACGAACGGCGCGGCCTAAAGCGCGTTGCCGAGCAATTCGCCGAGCCGCTTGCGGCAACTGCGGCTCAACATCAACTCGGTGCCGTCGCGCAGGATGACGCGATAGTCG comes from the Blastocatellia bacterium genome and includes:
- a CDS encoding NAD(P)-binding domain-containing protein, with protein sequence MHDLIIVGSGPAGLSAALAARGYQLDCLVLERGVIGETVYHFPIARPLFSTSNEVELEAGALPRDRKPTREEVLAHYTHLVIREQLNLHTGEAVEAIQRIGEGFVVHTAADGYHSRAVLVATGGFGRQRKLNIPGECPERVSYQFSEAHPFALKRVLVVGGGNSAAEAALFLVDAGAHVTLAIRRPALDAPSLMSAAKIKPWVREPLERAQAESRLDILTSSEVVEILPDSALLQILDGEAPRLVQVPCDHLFALIGADPDVRLLEEAGAAIAADGRPVYSEDFETTIPGLFVAGHLTRELHMKKAIEVGSLVVKYITNRLLEPAAV
- a CDS encoding amino acid permease, giving the protein MANNLFRRKPLDLLLKEMVGEGRLRRVLGPLQLTSLGVGATIGTGIFVLTGVAANSKAGPALMLSFVVAGIACVFAALCYAEFASMVPVAGSAYTYAFATLGELFAWIIGWDLVLEYAVSASTVAVGASKYFQDLISIFGLKLPDAISRAPMDYDPALGRLVATGTVLDLPAILIAVLVTTILVLGMKESARFNTAMVVLKVAVVLLVIGVGVFYVDPKNWHPFAPFGFAGISFFGKPVLGGSDAGGQPLGMLAAAAIIFFAYIGFDSVSTNSEEARNPRRDVPLSIIASLLICTILYIAVTAVLTGMIRYDQLDTNAPVSNAFKQKGLTWAQFLISFGALAGITSVVLVSISSQARILLAMARDGLLPRKFFGAVHEKFRTPWKSTIVTGMFVGTATAFLPLRILADLVSIGTLSAFVIVCAAVLIMRRTHPEAERPFRAPWVPAVPILGIATCLLLMFSLPAENWLRLGVWLLVGFVIYFAYGRHHSLLNERPAQIEAETVPAASPVARAEAD
- a CDS encoding MBL fold metallo-hydrolase, coding for MKHYLLFVLSFVVCLAVAQAQNDLSKVEIKSTQVAGNIYMLEGAGGNIGVSVGADGILIVDDQFAPLADKIRAALRKLGEGKLRYILNTHYHGDHTGGNKAFSTEGTIVAHDNVRKRLSGEWKPATGNAPPSSPPEALPVITFDSSLSVFFNGEEIRAMHVPHGHTDGDSVIYFTKANVVHMGDQFFNGMFPFVDLASGGDVEGYEHNVAAVLGKILADARIIPGHGPLANVEDLKKFHQMLVETIGSVRERIKAGKSLDQIKAEGLPEKWNSWGQGFIKTPAWIETIHKSLSNKSPR
- the dnaN gene encoding DNA polymerase III subunit beta, whose product is MSKASLLRELNLLQGVVEKKNTIPILSNVLIETLGESLVSLIATDLDVSLQTECAADVSHPGAIVLQARKLFDIVRNLPEAEIHFSKEDNDWVRISCGAAEFRIVGQAKEHFPSTPGLKEGGQMIPANALHDLISRTIYAITQEESRYALNGALLLLADGKLQMVATDGHRLALAAFTLEGTTDEQVRVIIPKKALGELLKLTAGAEGALVFAKDENHLYFKLDQRLLTSRMLAGQFPNYDLVLPKNNDKLIPLNTERFAQAIRRAALMADERSHGIKLELSSGKINLTAQSADVGEAKDVLPVDYNGETVSIGFNAQYISDFLGVVGTEQITLEIKDEQSPALLKPSGDGQYDYRYVVMPMRLI
- a CDS encoding response regulator transcription factor — translated: MPNLHEKRVLIVDDNKSIRTTVVDYLRSKGYEVIEAADGIQGLDKGLSTAPSLIILDVVMPGIDGFKLCQLFREKGVTVPIIMLTEKATIEDKVTGFSFGADDYLAKPFSPLELELRIQALLRRTTGEAPPPPEAKVLKHGELEIDLERHTVKEGDREIGLTPIEFNILKLLASNPGYVYSRNDLLSVIWDTAYEGYKRNIDPHVNRLRTKLELNPKQPKYILTVWGIGYKFNESL
- a CDS encoding HD domain-containing protein, whose product is MPQRNYRDPLHNIIALDESLEDDRLIVALIDSAEFQRLRRIKQLGIALFTYQGAEHSRFTHSIGVMHLMTRALNLLGAHHSISEEARIVGRAGALLHDLGHGPFSHVMEKVFGFHHEDWTCRIVQDDSTEVNRLLRAYQAQLPEQLAALYKHNYSPAYVTQLVSSQLDCDRMDYLLRDSLMTGAKYGIYDLEWVLHALKIDDASDRVYVEAKGLYAVEEYLQARYYMFRQVYFHRTLRSAEAVLVSTLTRARELIEQDQLQFRMRGSAFEKMLLGEPVTTREYLQMDDTDLTFHLKQWTRDRDAILADLAARFIDRKLFKTIDLEFVGDEARRFWECAETVVRGAGFDPAYYLVLDRAGDVPYYGYYSPVGVDPKSLIYIESGWPRPEIREISEVSEVVRGMRGYRIDRVCFPIEVSEAMAQLADEHASEGNGA
- a CDS encoding PEGA domain-containing protein encodes the protein MLSSEEQSAKREVVETGAKAVAVGEGPVAGTLTSATATGAASPVRSRRGRTWQLGSRWWMLAAGSALLLTMLTIAAVYLLTRKPSTIDQLIILTVPSGANVKLDSKDYGHTPVKLEQLVAGTYTLTIEKENFEPVTDQITINDTQTLEYKLKVLPSPDAVGSSEEVIRRFQDRANEALARNQYLIPYLDSAFYFAQQIERLDGSNAFAAELFERVRRTELQNAREATNSSDFGKAREIYDALSEKYPDNEEVRAAVAKFENQISQHRGEVGDLVKKATDALQAGSLVEPERASAYYYARRALAIDRQNAQARAVFTQIKTTLTARAEDADRRGDADAAIKQFKRLTQLFPDDKALRQQARDMEAQHAAEIARQNDAGARRVQGLDAYGRGEFTAAIADLEFAVAHNRATPDVIFALAYSYMKGGHLDQAASYFGKIQPSGDDQYRSAIAALGDIARERGDYAGALEKYKQAKQLGGSALYSIAKLDDRIEQIEKRERAKAAEPVPITIRAKHMHGGLMGGSCSGTLMIGTTGVRYEGGEHTFSANLLSAGVRIAKDEMVVKFQDKNEKFKVPRADAERFNEALSRFQQFYSPANK